ATACACAATACTGATTTTTATTGACATTGACAGAAGTCCTCCTCTAACAttggattgttttcttttctcaagTGCTAGATTATAAACAAGAAACATAGACTTGGCAGAATTGTCCTCTTGTATATGAGTGTTTCTAGATTTACAAATATGTGGGGCAGAGAGGAAGATGTGAGCAAAATATGACCTCTAATGAAGTCAATATTGGGCAAATTTTACACGTCTAGGATAGAAGGCTCAAACAGTTAAGTGGTCTCTACCCGAAAGATTGTGATTGGGAGAGAACATATAAACTTTATACCCTTAGAACTTCATAATACATGGTCAAATGGAAGAGAATCAGGGGACTTGCACTGTCTGAGACCAGTTATTCACAAGACCATATGAGAGAATATGGGGAATACCACCATGGAGTTTGACTGACATACTCACTGGTTCTGAGAGAGCAAAGAGATGCCCCTTTCAAAGCAAGCACCGGTAACCATGGCAGGGATGAAGGTTTCACAAAACTAGCTTTGAAATTGAGAAGAAGCCTCTGGAACCACTAACAGAATTTATgaattctgtctttctgtctgagGTCAGAACTGCAAGACACAGTGTTGTGTGATTCACCATCACATACTGAGCAATTATCGCAAGCCAAGTACTAATCTGAGTACTTGATTTGTGTTACCTTATCTCATACTTTTGACTACCAAATAAGAAGAGACGTTAACAATGCCAGAcagcagatgaggaaactggagaATGATTTTTGGGAACTGTGGAATTTTCAAGTAATCATTACTATCAACAGCTGCTAAGTTCTTGGCTGTTTAAGGTTCCCTATGAACCCTGAAGAGGAAGTAGAATGTGCTGAGTAGAATTTCAAATAGCCTCCAAGATCACCACTGCCTGATGTACTCTCCTTGTACAATCAGCTCTGCCTGAGTGTAGGTTTGACCTCTGAAAATGAGGGGCATCACTCCCTTGAGGTTTTATACTATGTGACACTTTGTCTTAAAAATGGAGAcactcagccggcgccgtggcttaacaggttaatcctccgcctttcggcaccagcataccgggttctagtcccggttggggcgctggattctacccggttgcccctcttccaggccagctctctgctatggcccgggaaggcagtggaggatggcccaagtccttgggccctgcacccgcatgggagaccaggataagcacctggctcctggcttcggatcgacgagatgcgccggccgcagtggccattggagggtgaaccaacggcaaaaaggaagacctttctctctgtctctctctctctcactatccactctgcctgtcaaaaaaaaaaaatggagacacTCTCCTGTGTCTGAAGGAAAGGGCTGTGTTAGGAGAACCCTAGGGACTAGGGCTTTCTGGGTCTTGGGGTGGCTTCTCAGGGCTGAGAGTGATACAATCTGTCCACAAGCAACCAGATAGCAGTGTCTTCATTCCCAATGTAAGGAATTCTGCCAACAATCTTGTTACAATGGATGAGGATCCAGAGAGTAGGAAGAAACTGTAGCCTCAGTTGCCACTGTCATTAAAACATGCTGACACCATGAGCAGAGGGCCTAGCTACCTTGTCCACAGAAAAGTGAGAACATAAATTTGAATGCTTAATGACACTAAATTTGCAGCAATTTAAAATACAGCAATAAAAAGCTAAAAGTACAGGTTTCTCCTATGCTTTTTCTGCATACATTTGTATGCATCTCCATTGGTTTGTGTGTGTCATCGTATGTGTATCACAGCACTCTAAAATCCTCATGGTATatggaataaaaagaattttattctggaacataaatattttgtaatccAAGctagattttttcataataaacattttaatgcacATTTGGGAAACCCTGCATCTTAGCATATTTGCGTGTTTATGTGAGTGCTTGTGAAAAAGAGACACACAATACGGTGCTGAAGTTATTTCATCAATTTTGCCAAGCAAAACTAACAGGCAAAATTAAGTATAACCCTATAATTATCGACCAAGGTTATCTATCACAGTTCCCacatagagaaagaaatctctgtCTCAGTTAAGTGCTAACTGTTGGGTACTCTTTATACCTCAAATCTAGGAGAGAGGCCAATGGAAGCGGCAATGATGAACGTGAGCCTTGTGACAACGTTCTTCCTCACAGGCCTTCCCCACacaccagccctgggctccacACTCTTTGGCGTCTTCCTGGTCGTCTACATCCTCACCGTGCTGGGGAACCTCCTCATCCTGCTGGTGATCAGCGTGGACTCTCGCCTCCACACCCCCATGTACTGCTTCCTCACCAACCTGTCCTTCATCGACATGTGGTTCTCCACTGTCACGGTGCCCAAAATGCTGATGGCCTTGGTGTCCCCGGGCGGCGGGGCCCTCTCCTTCCACAGCTGTGTAGCACAGCTCTATTCCTTCCACTTCCTGGGGAGCACTGAGTGTTTCCTCTACACAGTCATGTCCTATGACCGCTACCTGGCCATCAGTTACCCACTCAGGTACACCAGCATGATGAGTGGCAGGACGTGcgccctgctggctgctggcaccTGGCTCAGTGGCTCCCTGCACTCTGCTGTCCAGACCACCTTGACATTCCGCTTGCCCTACTGTGGGCCCAACCAGATCCAGCATTACTTCTGTGATGCACCACCCATCCTCAAGCTGGCCTGTGCAGACACTTCAGCCAATGAGATGGTCATCTTTGTCACCATTGGGGTGGTGGCCTCAGGCTGCTTTCTCCTGATAGTGCTGTCCTACGTGTCCATTGTCTGCTCCATCCTGAAGATCCGCACCTCAGAGGGGAGGCACAGAGCCTTTCAGACCTGTGCCTCCCACTGCATCGTGGTCCTGTGTTTCTTTGTTCCTTGTGTTTTCATTTACCTGAGGCCAGGCTCCAAGGATGTCATGGGTGGGGTTGTGGCTATTTTCTACACTGTGCTGACCCCACTGCTCAACCCAGTTGTGTATACTCTGAGGAACAGGGAGGTGCAGAAAGCTCTCCTGAAGCTAAAAGACAAGATAGCACTTGTTCCGAGTGAATAAACAGAGAAACACACATGCTCGTTAAAAAAGTGACATAATTAGTTATCCATGTTTGAAATTATTCAAAATTGCCCATTCAGTAATGTGTCTTTTGACAATTTCCTCATGAAATTTTTTTATGTTGAACATATCATATTTTATTGTTCTATTTTCCTGCAATAGAATTCTTGTtacttttttaataatataaacattGTGATTTGGTTTTGATACAGAGGGTTCTATAATTACATAGGGAATATGCTTTTTGTTGATTAGTTTTGCAATATTGGGAACCTACAGTCATGAGAAAACTGTTTAAGGGTATTGATAAATATTAGAGATCATTTCTTTCTGGAATACAGGCATGAATACTTTTTACTGTTCTATCAGTTGTACAGTTTGCTTCTATGTAAGCACACCGGGGTGGAAATTCCTCCTTATGGTGGTTCTGCTTTCTATAGATGGTAGTGGCTGGCCATGCTCTCCAGATAGTTCCTTCTGCCATCATCTTCGAGTCATGGAATTCACCTATACCAAGCTACAACCTGTCCAGAGCAGGAATGAACAACATTTCAGACCAGGACCAATGGTACTTTTCATTTAGAaggtagaaaagaaaatgagtgttCTTCAAACAGTCTGTGAAAATGAAGTTAGAATACGAGTTGAATTAGGTGCACAAAGTTGAAAACTATATCTAGTTTTTtcacagtacacattttccaagaacttttgaagACAATTCATGTAGATAGACAACTTGTTATCATGGGATTTCAGTGTATTTATTGCACAGAACAGAGAAAGTCTGGCACAAACAAAGCACTCTAAAAATCTTAATGCATAGTTCTGTAACCCAGGTGCTATATATCTTGTGGGCACCTACATGTAATGGAATAGAAGTATTAGGACTTCATATAAAACAAACACAAGTTCAAATCAGTTTAGAAGCAATTTTATGTTCTGTATGTGAATTTCCCATCTGTGAAAGTCTTCCTTAAAATACTGTTattaggattaaatgagttattaGAAGTAAAAGTGCACTGGGAAGggttaatttataataaattctAATTAACAGCTTTAAAATTCAAATCTGTTACCACCTTCCAGGTAGTCTGATTTTGAGAGTCACACAGTTTGCAGGTTATATCAATAATTTCCTCACCACTAACATAGTAATTGTACTGATTTTTCCAACTTTTGACATATGTTTGTGAaatgaatgtgtgtatatatattagaatatgtggttttaaaataaacatattttgaaatgattttggtaataaaaactaattaaatcCATTGCCTCacaggttactttttttttcatttattaaacttttatttaatgaatataaatttccaaagtacagcttatgggttacaatggtttcccctctcccataacttccctcccgcccgcaaccctcccctttcccgctccctctccccttccattcacataaagattcattttcaattctctttatatatagaagatcagtttagtatatattaggtaaagatttcaacagtttgccccatatagcaacacaaagtgaaaaaactaccattggagtactagttatagcattaaataacagtgtacagcacattaaagacagagatcctacataatatctttttaaaattaattaattttctatgccatttccaatttaacaccaggttgttttttttttcatttccaattatctttatatacagaagatcaattcagtatataattagtaaagacctcatcagtttgtacccacgaagaaacacaaagtgtaaaaatactgtttcagtactagttatagcatcacttcacattagacaacacattaaggacagatcccacatggggtgtaagtacacagtgactcctgttgctgacttaacaatttgacactcctgttcatggcatcagtaatctccctaggctctagtcatgagttgccagggctatggaagcctttagagttcgctgactttgatcttattccgatagggtcatagtcaaagtggaagttctctcctcccttcggagaaaggtacctccttctttgatggccctgttcttcccactgggatctcactcacagagatctttcatttaggtctttttttttttttccatggtatcttggctttccatgcctacaatactctcatgggctcttcagccagatccgaatgccttaagggctgattctgaggccagagtgttgtttaggacatctgccattctatgagtctgctgtgtatcccgcttcccatgttggatctttctctccctttttgattctatcagttagtattagcag
This window of the Lepus europaeus isolate LE1 chromosome 7, mLepTim1.pri, whole genome shotgun sequence genome carries:
- the LOC133764731 gene encoding olfactory receptor 10G9; amino-acid sequence: MMNVSLVTTFFLTGLPHTPALGSTLFGVFLVVYILTVLGNLLILLVISVDSRLHTPMYCFLTNLSFIDMWFSTVTVPKMLMALVSPGGGALSFHSCVAQLYSFHFLGSTECFLYTVMSYDRYLAISYPLRYTSMMSGRTCALLAAGTWLSGSLHSAVQTTLTFRLPYCGPNQIQHYFCDAPPILKLACADTSANEMVIFVTIGVVASGCFLLIVLSYVSIVCSILKIRTSEGRHRAFQTCASHCIVVLCFFVPCVFIYLRPGSKDVMGGVVAIFYTVLTPLLNPVVYTLRNREVQKALLKLKDKIALVPSE